From the genome of Verrucomicrobiia bacterium:
GCCTCGTTGATGGTGACTTTGGGCGCTGCGGCGGCCATCGCCCGGGACATGAGGGGCGAGTGCGCGAGCGCCAGATACATCAAAGCCACTGCTGCCAATGCTCCAATAGCCCACCGCCAGGTTTTCATAGTTACAGTCTCCATTTTTTTGTTTTACGCCGGCGAGAGCGCGCGGCGTTTTTTTATACGTTTAGACCCATGGGCCCTGCTGCTGCTCAACCAATGTGCCGCCCGGTTTGAGGCGGGCGGCCTTGGCGGAGGAGGAAAGGCGGACCGCGTGGGCCGCACACGGTCCGCCGATGGCCCTTAGTTGACCTTGACTTCGATCTGTTTTGGACGGGCCTTTTCGCTCTTGGCCAGGTGCACCCGCAGCACCCCATCCTTGAACTCCGCCTCCACCTTGCCCTCTTCGGCGTCGTTCGGGATGATGAAGCTGCGCTCGAACCGGCCGTAGCTCCGTTCCACCCGATGGAATCGGCGGCCTTTCTCCACCTTTTCGGCCTTGCGTTCGCCGGAGATGGTGAGGGTGCCGTCTTCCACCGTGACCTTCACGTCGTCCTTCTGGACTTCCGGCAGTTCCACCTTGATGAGGTACTCTTTGTCGTCCTCGAGGATGTCCACCGCCGGCGCCCATTCAGGCAGCGTGAGGGTTTCTTCCGAGGCCGTCAGGGAGCTGCGACGAAAAGGCGCCAAGTCAAAGACCGAAGCCAAACGTTTCTGCAACTCCTCCATTTCTTTGAACGGATTCCAACGAGTCAATGCAGTCATAGTCTGTTCCTCCGTCTTTTCCTGGCGGATTTCATCTCAGCTACCAGACCGGCTCCGCCAAACCGATTTGGCAACCGAGTCCAGCCCCGCCTGCCTCCACTCGGAGCGGCGGATTGAACTCGCTTGAGACATCAACAAGAAGCGTACCAAGGCAAGGCGGGGTGTGAGTATTTTATAAGTGACTTAAAATCAATGGATTATGAAAAAATCGTGGTTAAATATGGGTTGGGCATGCGTATCAGTATGTCGCTCATTTGTAGCAAAATGACACTTTTTAGGTGCTTTTGTGGTTGGGGTTAATATGTGTCATTGTGCGTCTGGTCAGCGGTCAATGAGTGCAGCCGAAGCCGGTGGGTGGCTTTGGGGAGGAGGCGCGTGGCGTTGCTGTTTTGGGGTGGCCTGCCGAGAAGGTGGCGGCAGTTTTTTGCGGTTAAGACTGCGGGCCGGCGCAACAGGGGGAAGGGACGGCGTCGCAGACTTCGGGGTATTCGAAGATTTTGCCCTCGTAATTGCGGATGATCACTCGGTCATGGTTGTGACTGAGGATGTACTCCGGGTTGATGGGGACCTTGCCGCCGCCGCCGGGGGCATCGATGACATATTGGGGCACGGCGTAGCCGGTGGTGAAGCCGCGCAGATGATTCATGATTTCGAGGCCGCGGCGGACGCTGGTGCGGAGGTGGGCGGAGCCGGCGATGAGGTCGCACTGGTAGAGGTAATAGGGCCGGACGCGGCAGATGAGGAGCTTGTGGAGGAGGGCTTTCATGACCGGCACGCTGTCGTTGACGCCGCGGAGGAGCACGGATTGGTTGCCCAGCGGGATGCCGGCAT
Proteins encoded in this window:
- a CDS encoding Hsp20/alpha crystallin family protein, yielding MTALTRWNPFKEMEELQKRLASVFDLAPFRRSSLTASEETLTLPEWAPAVDILEDDKEYLIKVELPEVQKDDVKVTVEDGTLTISGERKAEKVEKGRRFHRVERSYGRFERSFIIPNDAEEGKVEAEFKDGVLRVHLAKSEKARPKQIEVKVN